A region of Paenibacillus sp. 37 DNA encodes the following proteins:
- a CDS encoding sensor histidine kinase, producing the protein MAKLIHKATQFSLQTKVFLTFLALLLFVLGCFIVYVNVIVVRPLKLKTEQDTLVTATKVREQVDLYVEQQNQMSQRILSSKNIFAAMDKSSSAHSNYERLKQIRILKDIMFQAIGPSMNIKDMSIYDNHGVLLTTYLGSGNPPAILNTMMESSQVGRDWTESGFVLLRQDDTISFVRTINDQNGKVYGYLSIQMEQAYIQNLTEGITAGDVYILNEQGEQMTGSETGVTFANWTKPSSDEGLDVDKNDNYITHSTSPSTGWITYIITPKKSVLGSIHSVQTMSILLITALMLVSFVYIFLSTRNLLLPIRKLRGQIWRMNYSNMNLKVDETPKNNDLSLLNEAFQDLMERLQQSIDREKSALHEEVKARNSALQAQIAPHFIHNVLYLISIAAQEGKTKVVSDMCKHLSDSLRYIVSSPYAHVTLAEELQHTRHYLSLVQQKYEEDLEWDISADELANDIRLPRLVIQPFVENCIEHAFANTTPPWRIQITVKQYNGLWALEIKDNGEGFPPDKIQEILANIQASGSGMNQTANRGTALGNMGIINSVNRLKLMYNNRLFINIFNNHAEEQHGATIQIIGSLMKDFY; encoded by the coding sequence GCTGGGCTGTTTTATCGTTTATGTGAATGTGATTGTTGTCCGCCCGCTCAAACTGAAAACAGAGCAGGATACGCTCGTTACAGCTACGAAGGTAAGAGAGCAAGTGGATCTCTACGTAGAACAACAGAACCAGATGTCGCAGCGAATATTATCCAGCAAAAATATATTTGCAGCCATGGACAAGAGCTCCTCTGCGCATAGTAATTATGAAAGGCTGAAACAGATTCGGATCCTCAAAGACATTATGTTTCAGGCCATCGGGCCGAGTATGAATATCAAAGACATGTCCATCTACGACAATCATGGTGTTCTCCTGACAACATATCTGGGTTCGGGCAATCCTCCCGCAATATTGAACACCATGATGGAGAGTAGTCAGGTCGGACGAGATTGGACGGAAAGTGGTTTTGTTCTGCTGCGTCAAGACGATACGATCTCCTTTGTGCGCACGATCAATGATCAGAACGGCAAGGTGTACGGTTATCTTAGCATCCAGATGGAACAGGCCTATATACAGAATCTGACGGAGGGCATTACCGCTGGCGATGTCTATATTCTGAATGAACAAGGGGAGCAGATGACCGGCTCGGAAACGGGTGTGACATTTGCCAATTGGACAAAGCCTTCATCAGACGAGGGACTGGATGTGGACAAAAACGACAATTATATCACGCATTCCACATCACCCAGTACAGGCTGGATCACGTATATCATAACGCCCAAAAAATCTGTTCTGGGTTCGATCCATTCGGTTCAGACGATGTCCATTCTGCTGATTACAGCACTGATGCTGGTTTCGTTTGTGTATATCTTCCTGTCGACACGTAACCTGCTGCTGCCTATCCGCAAGCTACGTGGTCAGATCTGGCGCATGAACTATAGCAATATGAATCTGAAAGTGGATGAAACGCCGAAGAATAACGATCTCTCATTGTTGAATGAAGCCTTTCAGGATCTGATGGAGAGGCTGCAGCAATCGATTGACCGGGAAAAGTCGGCGCTTCATGAAGAAGTAAAGGCACGTAATTCGGCGCTGCAAGCCCAGATTGCACCTCATTTTATTCATAATGTCTTATACCTGATCAGTATAGCCGCCCAAGAGGGAAAGACCAAAGTTGTATCGGATATGTGCAAACATCTTTCGGACAGTCTGCGTTATATTGTCTCTTCACCATACGCGCATGTAACTTTGGCTGAGGAGCTTCAACATACGAGACATTATCTGTCCCTTGTACAACAAAAGTACGAAGAGGATCTGGAGTGGGACATCAGTGCTGACGAGCTGGCGAACGATATCAGGTTGCCGCGGTTGGTCATTCAGCCGTTTGTGGAAAACTGCATTGAACATGCCTTTGCCAACACTACGCCGCCTTGGCGTATCCAGATTACCGTGAAGCAATATAACGGATTATGGGCTTTGGAGATCAAAGATAACGGAGAGGGCTTTCCACCGGATAAGATCCAGGAGATTTTAGCCAATATTCAGGCATCGGGTTCTGGAATGAACCAGACTGCCAATCGTGGAACAGCCCTTGGTAACATGGGGATTATCAACAGTGTCAATCGACTCAAACTAATGTATAACAACCGGCTCTTTATTAATATATTTAACAATCATGCGGAAGAGCAACATGGAGCAACGATTCAAATCATCGGCTCACTGATGAAGGATTTTTACTAG